The following coding sequences are from one Methanohalophilus halophilus window:
- the rnhB gene encoding ribonuclease HII, with the protein MKIAGIDEAGKGPVIGSMCVAGVIIDESNINALKNLGVADSKKLSPKKRENLARQIRKYADGIFIQEIEACQIDELRNIMSMNDIMVRGFSSVLENLKPDLAYVDAADVNAERFGNRLLAAYEKKHEGEKSPEIISEHRADDIYPIVSAASIIAKVRRDELIGNIKTAINEDFGSGYPSDPKTKKFLQEWMDKNGNLPDFVRHSWKTAAKIKGSK; encoded by the coding sequence ATGAAAATTGCAGGAATCGATGAAGCTGGCAAAGGACCGGTAATCGGATCAATGTGTGTTGCCGGTGTTATTATAGATGAATCAAACATAAACGCCCTGAAGAACCTGGGTGTGGCTGACTCAAAAAAACTGTCCCCTAAAAAAAGGGAAAATCTCGCCCGCCAAATACGTAAATATGCCGATGGGATCTTTATTCAGGAAATAGAAGCCTGCCAGATAGATGAACTACGCAACATAATGAGCATGAATGATATCATGGTAAGGGGTTTTTCTAGTGTCCTCGAAAACCTGAAACCCGATCTGGCATATGTAGATGCTGCAGACGTGAACGCAGAAAGGTTCGGCAATAGACTTCTTGCTGCATATGAAAAGAAACATGAAGGAGAAAAAAGTCCAGAAATTATTTCCGAGCATCGTGCCGATGACATATACCCGATAGTATCTGCAGCATCCATTATTGCAAAAGTCAGAAGAGATGAGCTTATCGGAAATATCAAAACAGCTATCAATGAAGATTTTGGAAGCGGTTATCCATCAGATCCCAAAACCAAAAAATTCCTTCAGGAGTGGATGGATAAAAATGGAAATTTACCTGATTTT
- a CDS encoding type II secretion system F family protein has protein sequence MDGSQTEENDAPVESNSTGKSANPVNKTSRLTQTNKISLKQKITNSFRHLKTRFKLNRKSNSEKDYGQIVFELARKIPFALLGERVKEKGDSYSNLQLQLKQARIPVSYEMYVSAGIFYSVVAGFFGALLGLLFAYLIFTIIGLPDQLTGIQINSSFEWLLAYRDIIIGFFIVVFLTLVLGGITYVLFMFYPAFQAGERKNNIDQQLPYAVTFMYALTRGGMNILDVFKSLAKAEDTYGEVAVEVDTIVKDMEYFGHDIRTALTNISSTTPSDRFQDLIYNLVTIIDSGGDIAKYFQDKSDQYLQKSMVDQKGFLETLALLSESYVTAFVAGPLFIIIMGVMMIIMGSGSKSMVYAIIYAVLPIGSLMFVVMISIITPGELGEPKLLKTNDTYDHGIPEVPLHLQPVYDENGEVIDENEDKVQKRGYFESFIKSKKGLQYKKYIRNPLKPMLEKPEYTLIITGPIGACIIIIPLLLNMNDGGLPTGIIDFIDDYLVFGFFATVAPLTIFYEKKNRRKKKLEQNIPDLLKKLASTNETGMTLQDSIKLMSRKETDTLSKEIKKVWRDISWGVNINDSLVRFANRLRTQVVARSFTLITKANESSGDIGQVLLVASRDASSEQDMKRERSMSMMIYIVIIYIAFLVFVGVIYVISTTFLTEMADAGAKMAASGTQGSFLSSFNLDEYTRLFKHACLIQGLSSGLMAGAMGEGKVLAGLKHSIVMMTIAYAIFTLFI, from the coding sequence TTGGATGGATCACAAACTGAAGAAAATGACGCCCCAGTTGAATCTAATTCAACCGGGAAATCTGCGAATCCTGTCAATAAAACATCCCGCCTGACTCAAACCAATAAAATATCGCTCAAACAAAAAATAACAAATTCTTTCAGACATTTGAAAACACGCTTCAAGTTAAACAGGAAAAGCAATTCAGAGAAAGATTATGGTCAGATTGTTTTTGAACTTGCCAGAAAAATTCCTTTTGCCTTGCTGGGAGAAAGGGTTAAGGAAAAAGGCGACAGTTATTCAAACCTTCAGCTCCAGCTCAAACAGGCACGAATTCCTGTGTCTTATGAGATGTATGTATCAGCAGGGATATTTTATTCTGTTGTTGCCGGGTTTTTTGGGGCATTGCTGGGACTTTTATTTGCGTATCTTATTTTCACGATCATAGGATTACCTGATCAGCTCACCGGCATTCAGATCAATTCATCTTTTGAATGGTTACTGGCCTACAGGGATATTATAATAGGCTTTTTTATTGTAGTTTTCCTGACACTTGTGCTGGGAGGTATAACTTATGTTCTTTTCATGTTTTATCCTGCATTCCAGGCTGGCGAAAGGAAAAATAATATCGATCAACAGCTCCCCTATGCAGTAACTTTTATGTACGCATTAACAAGGGGCGGGATGAATATCCTGGATGTATTCAAATCCCTTGCAAAAGCGGAAGATACCTATGGGGAAGTGGCTGTTGAAGTCGATACCATTGTGAAGGATATGGAATATTTCGGACATGACATCAGAACCGCACTGACAAATATATCCAGCACTACCCCTTCAGACCGGTTTCAGGATTTGATATACAATCTTGTTACAATTATAGATAGTGGAGGAGATATTGCAAAATATTTCCAGGATAAATCAGACCAGTATTTGCAGAAAAGTATGGTGGACCAGAAAGGTTTCCTGGAAACACTGGCGTTGCTTTCTGAATCATATGTAACTGCATTTGTGGCCGGCCCACTGTTTATAATAATAATGGGAGTTATGATGATAATAATGGGTTCCGGTTCAAAGTCAATGGTGTATGCAATCATATATGCTGTCCTACCCATCGGTTCCCTCATGTTTGTTGTTATGATAAGCATAATAACACCTGGCGAGCTCGGGGAACCAAAGTTACTCAAGACCAATGATACATATGATCACGGAATTCCCGAAGTACCCCTACATCTCCAGCCGGTTTATGACGAAAACGGGGAAGTTATAGATGAAAATGAGGACAAAGTACAAAAACGCGGATATTTTGAAAGTTTCATCAAATCAAAAAAGGGCCTTCAATATAAGAAATATATAAGGAATCCTTTAAAGCCAATGCTTGAAAAGCCCGAATATACACTGATTATAACGGGCCCGATTGGTGCATGTATAATAATAATTCCTCTCCTGCTCAATATGAATGATGGCGGATTACCCACCGGGATAATTGATTTTATCGATGATTATCTTGTATTTGGATTTTTTGCAACAGTTGCCCCCCTGACAATATTCTATGAAAAGAAAAATCGGCGCAAGAAGAAGCTGGAACAAAATATTCCGGACCTGTTGAAAAAACTGGCCAGCACTAATGAAACCGGGATGACCTTACAGGATTCAATAAAGCTTATGTCAAGAAAGGAGACTGATACTCTCAGCAAGGAAATAAAAAAGGTATGGAGGGATATTTCCTGGGGAGTAAATATAAATGACAGTCTTGTCAGGTTTGCAAACCGACTGAGGACGCAGGTTGTGGCAAGGTCATTTACCCTTATTACCAAGGCCAATGAGTCCAGTGGAGATATAGGCCAGGTTTTACTTGTAGCATCACGTGATGCATCATCTGAACAGGATATGAAACGGGAACGTTCAATGAGCATGATGATTTATATAGTGATTATCTACATTGCTTTTCTTGTCTTTGTAGGTGTTATCTATGTAATATCCACTACCTTCCTGACAGAAATGGCAGATGCGGGTGCAAAAATGGCTGCTTCTGGAACACAGGGAAGTTTCCTTTCGAGTTTTAACCTGGATGAGTATACGAGATTATTCAAACATGCCTGTCTGATACAGGGACTGAGTTCCGGCCTGATGGCAGGAGCAATGGGTGAAGGAAAAGTCCTTGCCGGATTGAAACATTCAATAGTGATGATGACAATTGCATATGCTATCTTTACTTTGTTTATCTGA
- a CDS encoding type II/IV secretion system ATPase subunit, whose protein sequence is MSDEDSVKRGMDYSSKRDNSKNNKNSSTGKQEESGVIEPKLFKPGSFRKNEKSSQKDTLFVKEKQDEIIFTPSKGEKTIRRDNPSANENNENQSKLSGGESNTSYSKESLPNLFTPHPENETADKDIEEIQEKTTESDESEDLNDSGMMKTSLSQAPTATDDTENLLEKELEEENKESGEETDSQTKIKKSFKNINFVQKIRNLLEREIEPIEQYDPAIHGPITYFEGIANYEEIERYWLDEPFCFVVILYNELLNDYLYQIVEPKLDEFEEVFLTEIKDRLRDVLLVENIDRLADKEKILEDKILIILTDYAIKFTPLMLGKIIYYVKRDFVRLGKIDPLMYDDGIEDISGNGHDKPVFLYHKKYSNISTNIYFDEDELNSFIIQLAQKSGKHISVAEPMIDATMPDGSRIQMTLGTTVTTHGSTFTIRKFSETPITPIDLLEWGTFSAAGMAYLWLCIENNKSLIYAGGTASGKTSSLNAVSLFIPEKAKIISLEDTRELKLPHINWIPGVTRDSFTADERGAVDMYDLLKAALRQRPEYLLVGEVRGKEALTLFQAMSTGHTTFSTMHADSVSSAIHRLENPPISVPRNMIQALDIMSIQAQTFSAGKRVRRNLKLVEITDIDPNTRNIRTNDIFTWDSSTDSFRHTGKSKALNDIKLRRGWKEEDIKRELQTRQDILEYMLDNGIRDFKEIATIIKEYQATPEKTLTRFGMDK, encoded by the coding sequence ATGAGTGATGAAGATTCCGTAAAAAGGGGCATGGATTATTCAAGCAAGAGAGATAATTCAAAGAACAATAAAAACTCATCCACTGGCAAGCAAGAAGAATCGGGAGTGATAGAACCAAAACTTTTCAAACCCGGATCCTTCCGTAAAAATGAAAAATCCTCTCAAAAAGATACCTTGTTTGTTAAAGAAAAACAGGATGAAATTATTTTCACACCTTCCAAAGGTGAAAAAACAATACGTAGAGATAATCCGTCTGCAAACGAAAATAATGAAAACCAAAGTAAACTATCCGGTGGAGAATCAAATACGTCCTATTCTAAAGAAAGTTTGCCAAATCTCTTCACTCCACATCCAGAAAACGAAACTGCTGACAAAGATATTGAAGAAATACAGGAAAAAACAACTGAATCCGATGAATCTGAAGACCTAAATGACAGCGGTATGATGAAGACGTCCTTATCTCAAGCTCCTACTGCAACTGATGACACGGAAAATTTATTGGAAAAGGAGCTGGAAGAGGAAAATAAAGAATCAGGCGAAGAGACTGATTCACAAACTAAAATAAAAAAGAGTTTCAAAAATATTAATTTCGTCCAGAAAATACGTAATCTCCTTGAAAGAGAAATAGAACCAATCGAACAGTATGACCCTGCTATCCATGGTCCCATTACATATTTTGAAGGGATAGCAAATTATGAAGAAATTGAGAGATATTGGCTTGATGAGCCATTTTGTTTTGTAGTTATTCTTTATAATGAACTCCTCAATGATTATCTGTACCAGATCGTTGAGCCAAAATTGGATGAATTTGAAGAAGTTTTCCTGACAGAAATAAAGGATCGTTTGCGTGATGTTTTACTCGTGGAAAATATTGACAGACTGGCGGACAAAGAAAAGATACTGGAAGATAAGATACTGATCATCCTTACGGATTATGCTATAAAATTTACCCCTCTGATGTTGGGAAAAATCATTTATTATGTAAAAAGGGATTTTGTCAGACTGGGGAAAATAGATCCACTGATGTATGACGATGGAATAGAAGATATATCAGGTAATGGACATGATAAGCCTGTTTTTCTCTACCACAAAAAATACAGCAATATTTCAACTAATATCTACTTTGATGAAGATGAACTCAATTCTTTTATAATCCAGCTTGCTCAAAAAAGTGGTAAACATATATCTGTAGCCGAGCCAATGATAGATGCTACAATGCCTGATGGGTCCCGTATCCAGATGACTCTGGGTACAACTGTAACCACTCACGGCAGTACATTCACCATCCGTAAATTCAGTGAAACCCCGATTACACCAATTGACCTTCTTGAGTGGGGCACCTTCTCTGCAGCAGGAATGGCATACCTGTGGCTGTGTATTGAAAATAATAAGAGCCTTATATATGCAGGAGGCACGGCTTCAGGTAAGACTTCATCATTGAATGCAGTCTCCCTCTTCATACCAGAAAAGGCAAAAATCATTTCCCTTGAGGATACAAGGGAACTTAAATTGCCGCACATTAATTGGATACCGGGAGTAACCAGGGATTCATTTACAGCAGATGAAAGGGGAGCTGTTGACATGTACGACCTGCTGAAAGCGGCTTTGAGACAGAGACCCGAGTACCTGCTTGTAGGTGAGGTGAGGGGCAAAGAGGCACTGACGTTGTTCCAGGCAATGTCTACAGGCCATACCACATTCTCCACGATGCATGCTGATTCTGTGTCATCGGCAATTCACAGGCTGGAGAATCCTCCTATAAGTGTACCCAGGAATATGATCCAGGCCCTTGACATAATGAGTATTCAGGCACAGACATTTTCAGCAGGCAAACGTGTCAGGAGGAACCTGAAGCTTGTGGAGATCACCGATATAGATCCAAATACTCGCAATATTCGAACCAACGACATATTTACCTGGGATTCATCTACTGATTCCTTCAGGCATACAGGCAAATCCAAAGCATTGAATGATATAAAGCTACGAAGAGGCTGGAAAGAAGAAGATATAAAGCGAGAACTGCAAACCCGGCAAGATATACTTGAATATATGTTGGACAATGGCATAAGGGACTTTAAAGAGATTGCTACCATCATTAAAGAGTACCAGGCAACACCTGAAAAGACCCTTACCAGATTTGGAATGGATAAATGA
- the pheT gene encoding phenylalanine--tRNA ligase subunit beta gives MPIITLDYEDLEKLTGTDRDSIIDRVPMIGADIERLEEKSIDIEFFPDRPDLYSVEGVSRAMRGFMDIETGPVIYDINDSDVEISLDEDINNIRPVLACAIVRGVKFTESSIKSLMDLQESLHWGLGRDRKKVSIGVHDLSGIKPPFKYIGADPSVEFVPLDFTEPMNLADILEKHPKGTRFAHLLDGYSKYPLILDAKDQVLSFPPIINGTLTMVDKNTTDLFIDVTGLSAEVYTALNIVVAALADRGGRIESVKINYPDGESKITPDLSPEKHIISMDEVKSLVGMDFTSEEVAGHLRKMRYAASPADTNTVEIEIPPYRADILHNYDIIEDIAISVGFDNIEAIFPSTSTTGEAHPLSLLQDSIREIMVGLGYSEVMPFTLTSEKVHFDNMRRAHTEDVTPVMHPISEDQTMIRTTLLPNQLEILSLNQHHELPQRIFEVGEAIVNCANKLHLAATSIHALANFEEIREIVDSMMMERNIPYSVKPSEDPAFIEGRRVDILVNDTKVGVMGEIHPQVILNFGLGQPVVGFEINLDE, from the coding sequence ATGCCCATTATAACACTGGATTATGAAGACCTTGAAAAACTTACAGGTACTGACCGGGATAGCATAATAGATAGGGTTCCCATGATCGGAGCAGATATCGAACGTCTTGAAGAGAAATCCATTGATATCGAATTCTTCCCCGACCGTCCCGACCTATATAGTGTCGAAGGTGTTTCCAGAGCAATGCGTGGGTTTATGGATATCGAAACAGGGCCTGTAATATATGATATTAATGATTCAGATGTTGAAATATCTCTGGATGAAGATATAAATAATATCCGTCCTGTGCTTGCTTGTGCGATTGTCCGCGGAGTCAAATTCACCGAATCCTCAATAAAATCCCTGATGGACCTGCAGGAATCCCTGCATTGGGGATTGGGGAGAGATCGTAAGAAAGTATCCATCGGAGTTCATGACCTCTCCGGGATCAAACCACCTTTCAAGTATATCGGTGCGGACCCATCAGTGGAATTTGTTCCTCTCGATTTCACCGAACCCATGAACCTGGCAGACATTCTTGAAAAACATCCCAAAGGCACACGTTTTGCCCATCTTCTTGACGGCTATTCAAAATATCCCCTTATACTTGATGCTAAGGATCAGGTGCTTTCCTTCCCACCTATTATAAACGGAACGCTAACAATGGTGGACAAAAATACCACCGATCTTTTCATAGATGTAACAGGCCTGAGCGCGGAGGTTTATACAGCCCTTAACATTGTTGTGGCTGCACTTGCCGATCGAGGAGGCAGGATTGAATCTGTTAAGATCAATTATCCCGACGGGGAATCAAAAATAACTCCTGATCTCTCACCGGAAAAACATATTATTTCAATGGATGAAGTAAAATCCCTTGTTGGTATGGACTTCACATCAGAGGAAGTGGCAGGCCATTTGAGAAAAATGCGCTATGCAGCATCACCTGCAGACACCAATACAGTGGAGATAGAAATTCCTCCCTACAGGGCAGATATTCTGCACAATTATGACATTATTGAAGACATTGCAATTTCAGTAGGTTTTGACAACATTGAGGCAATATTCCCGTCCACTTCCACAACAGGTGAGGCACACCCCCTTTCCCTGCTGCAGGATAGTATCAGGGAGATTATGGTTGGATTGGGATATTCTGAAGTGATGCCGTTCACCCTTACCAGTGAGAAGGTGCATTTTGATAATATGAGAAGGGCACATACAGAAGATGTGACACCTGTAATGCATCCCATCAGTGAAGATCAGACAATGATACGCACGACCCTTCTGCCCAACCAGCTGGAAATTCTTTCCCTGAACCAGCATCATGAACTGCCTCAGCGCATATTTGAGGTCGGTGAGGCTATCGTAAATTGTGCAAATAAACTGCATCTGGCAGCTACTTCTATCCATGCTCTGGCAAATTTCGAGGAAATAAGAGAAATCGTTGATTCAATGATGATGGAGCGAAACATCCCTTATTCAGTCAAGCCATCAGAAGACCCGGCATTTATTGAAGGCAGGAGAGTAGATATTTTGGTAAACGATACAAAAGTGGGTGTAATGGGCGAAATTCATCCGCAAGTCATACTCAATTTCGGGCTTGGACAACCGGTTGTAGGTTTTGAAATAAACCTGGATGAATAA